From one Sphingomonas sp. BT-65 genomic stretch:
- a CDS encoding TIGR03013 family XrtA/PEP-CTERM system glycosyltransferase, whose amino-acid sequence MIRLFKHYIPNAVLLLALFDVALLVVAAEFGWIYRAHQIGMKVEPIHTRIFQMTSFAVSLEIAMMAVGVYGADSLQSIRVATARLLVAVSLGTIFLSVIFFLFPALTFWRSNLLYAMLAALALLFLLRLLLGKTLGSQVFKRRVVVLGAGARAERLKALSKKPGAGFVVVGYVAMSEPNRTIPEAIARDAIYNLADHVVLLNASEVVLALEERRNALPLKDLLRIKTTGVHVNEISTFLERETGRVDLQSVNPSWLIFSDGFSSGRMLSSLFKRLFDIAASLVLLAISLPLILLGALAVKAESKGPAFYRQRRVGLYGQGFDIIKLRSMRVDAEVAGQAVWAEKDDPRITRVGRFIRKVRIDELPQCWSVLKGEMSFVGPRPERPQFVEDLEQQIPYYAERHMVKPGITGWAQINYPYGASIEDSRHKLEYDLYYAKNYSPFLDVLILLQTLRVVLFPDGAR is encoded by the coding sequence ATGATCCGCCTGTTCAAACACTATATCCCCAATGCGGTGCTGCTGCTGGCGCTGTTCGACGTCGCGCTGCTGGTGGTCGCGGCCGAATTCGGCTGGATCTATCGTGCGCACCAGATCGGGATGAAGGTGGAGCCGATCCACACGCGCATCTTCCAGATGACGAGCTTTGCCGTCAGTCTCGAGATCGCGATGATGGCGGTGGGCGTCTATGGCGCGGATTCGCTGCAGTCGATCCGTGTCGCCACCGCGCGGCTGCTGGTCGCGGTGTCGCTCGGCACGATCTTCCTGTCGGTGATCTTCTTTCTGTTTCCCGCGCTCACCTTCTGGCGCTCGAACTTGCTCTACGCGATGCTCGCCGCGCTGGCGTTGCTGTTTCTGCTCCGCCTGCTGCTCGGCAAGACATTGGGCAGCCAGGTGTTCAAGCGCCGCGTCGTCGTGCTCGGCGCCGGCGCGCGCGCCGAGCGGCTCAAGGCGCTGTCCAAGAAGCCCGGCGCCGGCTTCGTCGTGGTCGGCTATGTTGCGATGAGCGAGCCCAACCGCACGATCCCCGAGGCGATCGCGCGCGACGCGATCTACAACCTCGCCGACCATGTCGTGCTGCTCAACGCCAGCGAAGTGGTGCTCGCGCTGGAAGAGCGCCGCAACGCGCTCCCGCTCAAGGACCTGCTGCGGATCAAGACCACCGGCGTCCATGTCAACGAGATCTCGACCTTCCTCGAACGCGAGACCGGGCGCGTCGACTTGCAGTCGGTCAATCCGAGCTGGCTGATCTTCTCCGACGGCTTTTCCTCGGGCCGGATGCTGTCGAGCCTGTTCAAGCGCCTGTTCGACATCGCCGCCAGCCTCGTCCTGCTCGCGATCAGCCTGCCGCTGATCCTGCTCGGCGCGCTCGCGGTGAAGGCGGAGAGCAAGGGCCCGGCCTTCTACCGCCAGCGCCGCGTCGGCCTCTACGGCCAGGGCTTCGACATCATTAAGCTGCGCTCGATGCGGGTCGACGCCGAGGTCGCCGGCCAGGCCGTCTGGGCCGAGAAAGACGATCCGCGCATCACCCGCGTCGGCCGCTTCATCCGCAAGGTCCGCATCGACGAGCTGCCGCAATGCTGGAGCGTGCTCAAGGGCGAGATGAGCTTCGTCGGCCCGCGTCCCGAGCGGCCCCAGTTCGTCGAGGATCTCGAGCAGCAGATCCCCTATTATGCCGAGCGCCACATGGTGAAGCCCGGCATCACCGGCTGGGCGCAGATCAACTATCCCTATGGCGCGTCGATCGAGGACAGCCGCCACAAGCTCGAATACGACCTCTATTACGCGAAGAACTACTCGCCCTTCCTCGACGTGCTGATCCTCCTCCAGACGCTCCGGGTCGTGCTGTTCCCGGACGGCGCGCGTTAA
- the prsK gene encoding XrtA/PEP-CTERM system histidine kinase PrsK: MVATLILWSHALAALLFGALGLWALRRAEPGVPRKPLAAALALTALWALAVAGIGESDLVTKIAEGGRNLAWLGFMIVLHRRSGSERPPAAIGTVYGVVVVVILIALALHIVAVAAPDMTADVTRAALLLRMMVAVAALVLVQSLHSAIAAPGRTGMRPIVLALAAMWLVDINVLSVAWLTAGWPIELVAVRGLAMALIAAAIAAGLQRRGEWPMQLSRTVAYQSLSLVAIGLYFALLALATTALAAIGGDNARLLQTAFVFGSTAAILTLVSSPWLRAWIKVKLAKHFFRHRYDYRAEWLRFTETLGEPEGSAPLDERIVKALADLTDSSSGVLLVPQGEGLGVGAAWNVARDDLPATYGQDWPQAALDPALIVELDNEDAAAAIPPSIRTWEPAWVIVPLPHHSRLAGAIVLARPPVPRALDWEDFDLLKAAGRQLASYLAEERALEALAEAERFEEFNRRFAFIMHDIKNLVSQLTLVARNAERHADNPAFRADMVATLQDSAGRMNDMLARLSQHHRVRTEAPVAVPLAPLARRVAKARRAQHPVEVIVAGDPLAIADPAMLETLLGHLVQNAVEASAPDAPITIAVDAQAREARIEVIDRGAGMSPAFVRDKLFKPFVSSKPGGFGIGAFEAQKLAAEMGGRIEVESSEGKGSRFRVVLRAAGGAHGEVGRAA, encoded by the coding sequence ATGGTCGCCACATTGATCCTGTGGAGCCACGCGCTTGCCGCGCTGCTGTTCGGCGCGCTCGGCCTGTGGGCGCTGCGCCGCGCCGAACCCGGCGTGCCGCGCAAGCCGCTCGCCGCCGCGCTTGCGCTGACCGCGCTCTGGGCGCTCGCCGTCGCCGGGATCGGCGAATCCGACCTGGTGACCAAGATCGCCGAGGGCGGGCGCAACCTCGCCTGGCTCGGCTTCATGATCGTGCTTCATCGGCGCAGCGGCTCAGAACGCCCGCCGGCGGCGATCGGCACCGTCTATGGCGTCGTCGTGGTGGTAATCCTGATCGCGCTCGCGCTTCATATCGTCGCTGTTGCCGCGCCGGACATGACTGCCGACGTCACCCGCGCTGCGCTGCTGCTGCGCATGATGGTCGCGGTCGCCGCGCTCGTCCTGGTGCAGAGCCTGCACAGCGCGATCGCCGCGCCCGGCCGCACCGGCATGCGCCCGATCGTGCTCGCGCTCGCCGCCATGTGGCTGGTCGACATCAACGTGCTGAGCGTCGCCTGGCTCACCGCCGGCTGGCCGATCGAACTGGTCGCGGTGCGCGGCCTCGCCATGGCGCTGATCGCCGCCGCGATCGCCGCGGGCCTTCAGCGGCGCGGCGAATGGCCGATGCAGCTGTCGCGCACGGTCGCCTACCAGTCGCTCTCGCTCGTCGCGATCGGGCTCTATTTCGCGCTGCTCGCGCTCGCCACCACCGCGCTTGCCGCGATCGGCGGCGACAATGCGCGGCTGCTCCAGACCGCCTTCGTGTTCGGCTCGACCGCGGCGATCCTGACCCTGGTCTCCAGCCCGTGGCTGCGCGCCTGGATCAAGGTCAAGCTCGCCAAGCATTTCTTCCGCCACCGCTACGACTATCGCGCCGAATGGCTGCGCTTCACCGAGACGCTCGGCGAGCCCGAGGGCAGCGCTCCGCTCGACGAGCGCATCGTCAAGGCGCTGGCCGACCTCACTGATTCGTCCTCGGGCGTGCTGCTGGTGCCGCAGGGCGAAGGGCTCGGCGTCGGCGCCGCCTGGAACGTCGCGCGCGACGATCTGCCCGCCACCTATGGCCAGGACTGGCCGCAAGCCGCGCTCGACCCGGCGCTGATCGTCGAGCTCGACAATGAAGACGCCGCCGCGGCGATCCCGCCGTCGATCCGCACCTGGGAGCCGGCCTGGGTGATCGTGCCGCTCCCCCATCACAGCCGCCTCGCCGGCGCGATCGTGCTCGCTCGCCCGCCGGTGCCGCGCGCGCTCGACTGGGAGGATTTCGACCTGCTCAAGGCCGCCGGACGCCAGCTCGCCAGCTACCTTGCCGAGGAACGCGCGCTCGAGGCGTTGGCCGAGGCCGAGCGGTTTGAGGAGTTCAACCGCCGCTTCGCCTTCATCATGCACGACATCAAGAATCTGGTGAGCCAGCTCACGCTGGTCGCACGCAATGCAGAGCGCCATGCTGACAACCCCGCCTTCCGCGCCGACATGGTCGCGACGCTGCAGGATTCGGCCGGGCGGATGAACGACATGCTCGCGCGCCTTTCGCAGCATCACCGTGTCCGTACCGAAGCGCCGGTCGCGGTGCCGCTCGCGCCGCTCGCCCGCCGCGTCGCCAAGGCGCGCCGCGCGCAGCACCCGGTCGAGGTGATCGTGGCGGGTGATCCGCTGGCGATCGCCGATCCGGCGATGCTGGAGACATTGCTCGGCCACCTCGTCCAGAACGCGGTCGAGGCGAGCGCCCCCGACGCCCCGATCACGATCGCGGTCGACGCGCAGGCGCGCGAAGCGCGGATCGAGGTGATCGATCGCGGCGCCGGCATGTCGCCCGCCTTCGTCCGCGACAAATTGTTCAAACCCTTCGTCTCGTCCAAGCCCGGCGGCTTCGGCATCGGCGCGTTCGAAGCGCAGAAGCTCGCCGCCGAGATGGGCGGCCGGATCGAGGTGGAGAGCAGCGAGGGCAAGGGCTCGCGCTTCCGCGTGGTGCTGCGTGCGGCGGGCGGCGCGCACGGTGAAGTTGGACGAGCGGCATGA
- the prsR gene encoding PEP-CTERM-box response regulator transcription factor, whose amino-acid sequence MSDKPKLLIVEDDAGLQRQLRWAYEGYEILTAGDRESAIAMLRAEEPAVVTLDLGLPPDPDGTSEGFAVLETILALKPDTRVIVASGHGERESMLRAISMGAWDFYQKPIDIDALGLIVARAFHVHALEAENRRLAAKAEGGAALGGIITGSAEMLKVTRTIERVAPADVSVMLLGASGTGKELLARGLHDASHRKGQFVAINCAAIPETLLESELFGHEKGAFTGAVKTTEGKIEQAQGGTLFLDEIGDVPLPLQVKLLRFLQERVIERIGGRKPIAVDTRVVCATHQDIDSMVAAATFREDLYYRLAEIVVRIPSLAERPGDAGLLARHLLHKHATAMKLGNKSFAPDALAAIDAWHWPGNVRELENRVKRAAIMADGKLVTAADLDLESAGDDAGPINLKAVREAADRRAIAQALSRADGNISGTARLLGISRPTLYDLMKAYDLQP is encoded by the coding sequence ATGAGCGACAAACCCAAACTCCTCATCGTCGAGGACGATGCCGGCCTCCAGCGCCAGCTGCGTTGGGCCTATGAGGGCTATGAGATCCTCACCGCCGGCGACCGCGAGAGCGCGATCGCGATGCTCCGTGCCGAGGAGCCGGCGGTGGTCACCCTCGACCTCGGCCTCCCGCCCGATCCCGACGGCACCAGCGAGGGCTTCGCCGTCCTCGAGACGATCCTCGCGCTCAAGCCCGACACCCGCGTCATCGTCGCCTCCGGCCATGGCGAGCGCGAATCGATGCTGCGCGCGATCTCGATGGGGGCGTGGGATTTCTACCAGAAGCCGATCGACATCGACGCGCTCGGCCTGATCGTCGCGCGCGCCTTCCACGTCCATGCGCTGGAGGCCGAGAACCGCCGCCTCGCCGCCAAGGCCGAGGGCGGGGCCGCGCTCGGCGGGATCATCACCGGCTCGGCCGAGATGCTCAAGGTCACGCGCACGATCGAGCGCGTCGCGCCGGCCGACGTCTCGGTCATGCTGCTCGGCGCCAGCGGAACCGGCAAGGAGCTGCTCGCCCGCGGCCTGCACGACGCGAGCCACCGCAAGGGCCAGTTCGTCGCGATCAACTGCGCCGCGATCCCCGAGACCCTGCTCGAATCCGAGCTGTTCGGCCACGAGAAGGGCGCGTTCACCGGCGCGGTCAAGACCACCGAGGGCAAGATCGAGCAGGCGCAGGGCGGCACTTTGTTCCTCGACGAGATCGGCGACGTGCCGCTGCCGCTCCAGGTCAAGCTGCTGCGCTTTCTGCAGGAGCGCGTGATCGAGCGTATCGGCGGGCGCAAGCCGATCGCGGTCGATACCCGCGTGGTCTGCGCGACGCATCAGGATATCGACTCGATGGTCGCCGCCGCGACCTTCCGCGAGGACCTCTATTACCGCCTCGCCGAGATCGTCGTGCGCATCCCCTCGCTCGCCGAGCGTCCCGGCGACGCCGGCCTGCTCGCGCGCCACCTGCTGCACAAGCACGCCACCGCGATGAAGCTCGGCAACAAGAGCTTCGCGCCCGATGCGCTCGCCGCGATCGACGCCTGGCACTGGCCGGGCAATGTCCGCGAGCTCGAGAACCGCGTGAAGCGCGCCGCGATCATGGCCGACGGCAAGCTCGTCACCGCCGCCGATCTCGACCTCGAATCCGCCGGCGACGACGCCGGCCCGATCAACTTGAAGGCCGTGCGCGAGGCAGCGGACCGCCGCGCCATCGCGCAAGCGCTGTCACGCGCCGACGGCAACATCTCCGGCACCGCCCGCCTGCTCGGGATCAGCCGCCCCACCCTCTATGACCTGATGAAGGCCTATGACCTCCAGCCCTGA
- a CDS encoding tetratricopeptide repeat protein: MNLRRIVVFALCIGAFGVALLAFRSVVTGGPDPEAARAALARSEAYLKASNASAARSQAFSAVRADPRWGEAHLALARASLALDEGVAGEAALRRAIDSGIDPKRAHAMMALAILLQGDPRRALAESDKAPQTDRLDALRVRTRAFAAMGNLAAAQQAALAAVQLAPQSAGAWTELGRFRLNAGDVVGAIEAAGKATALDKGNTDALILRGELVRAQYGLVASLPWFEAALKRDPYRHAALIQYASTLGDAGQTRAMLAVTRRAMEVRPRSPQAFYLQAVLAARAEQFGLARDLLQRAGSGVAALPGGLLLGGSLDLQEGRYERAIEKLRNLVSLQPMNITARKLLATALLRSDASKNGIEALLPVVARGDADAYALSLVARGYERIGDRQTAARYFDRASYPARDGAAWFSSDDALPMLTAAAQRAPADDPRAAIPLIRGLIDGGDKSAALAKAQEIAQRNPGAPAAHSLVGDTLMLLKQPGEAVRYYKDAASIRFDEATMLRLVEALDRSGQRQEASTTLALFLSQNPLNLAALRLSASWQTAAGDYDAAIDSLEAVRLRTGNRDAGLLADLAFAYAGAGEPERAAHYAEAAYLLAPSNPAVAGVMGWTLAESGDLEGGIELLQKAVALAPRHPMLRWQLAQAYAEAGRNADAKAQAQAAMAIPGFADRSAAEALIAKLA, from the coding sequence ATGAACCTCCGTCGCATCGTCGTGTTCGCGCTGTGCATCGGCGCGTTCGGCGTGGCGCTGCTCGCCTTCCGCTCCGTCGTCACCGGCGGCCCCGACCCGGAGGCGGCGCGCGCCGCGCTCGCGCGCAGCGAGGCCTATCTCAAGGCGAGCAACGCCTCGGCCGCGCGCAGCCAGGCGTTCAGCGCCGTCCGCGCAGATCCGCGCTGGGGCGAGGCGCATCTCGCGCTCGCCCGCGCGTCGCTGGCGCTCGACGAGGGTGTCGCCGGCGAGGCCGCGCTGCGTCGCGCGATCGACAGTGGCATCGATCCCAAGCGCGCCCACGCGATGATGGCGCTCGCGATCCTGCTCCAGGGCGATCCGCGCCGCGCGCTCGCCGAGAGCGACAAGGCGCCGCAGACCGACCGCCTCGACGCGCTGCGCGTCCGCACCCGCGCCTTCGCCGCGATGGGCAACCTCGCCGCCGCGCAGCAGGCCGCGCTCGCCGCCGTGCAACTCGCCCCGCAAAGCGCCGGCGCCTGGACCGAGCTCGGCCGCTTCCGCCTCAACGCCGGCGACGTCGTCGGCGCGATCGAGGCGGCGGGCAAGGCGACCGCGCTCGACAAGGGCAATACCGACGCGCTGATCCTGCGCGGCGAGCTGGTGCGCGCGCAATATGGCCTGGTCGCCTCGCTTCCCTGGTTCGAGGCGGCGCTCAAGCGCGATCCCTATCGCCACGCCGCGCTGATCCAATACGCCTCCACGCTCGGCGACGCGGGTCAGACTCGCGCGATGCTCGCGGTCACGCGGCGCGCGATGGAAGTCCGACCGCGCAGCCCGCAGGCTTTCTACCTCCAGGCGGTGCTCGCTGCTCGCGCCGAGCAGTTCGGCCTTGCCCGCGACCTGCTCCAGCGCGCCGGCAGCGGCGTCGCCGCGCTTCCCGGCGGCCTGCTGCTCGGCGGGTCACTCGACCTGCAGGAGGGCCGCTACGAGCGCGCGATCGAGAAATTGCGCAACCTCGTCAGCCTCCAGCCGATGAACATCACCGCGCGCAAGCTGCTCGCCACCGCGCTGCTTCGCTCGGACGCGTCGAAGAACGGCATCGAAGCGCTGCTCCCCGTAGTCGCCCGCGGCGATGCCGACGCCTATGCGCTCAGCCTCGTCGCGCGCGGTTACGAGCGGATCGGCGACCGCCAGACCGCGGCGCGCTATTTCGACCGCGCATCCTATCCGGCGCGCGACGGCGCCGCGTGGTTCAGCTCGGACGACGCGCTCCCGATGCTCACCGCCGCCGCGCAGCGCGCACCCGCCGACGATCCCCGCGCCGCGATCCCGCTGATCCGCGGGCTGATCGACGGCGGCGACAAAAGCGCGGCGCTCGCCAAGGCGCAGGAGATCGCCCAGCGCAACCCCGGCGCCCCGGCCGCACACAGCCTTGTTGGCGACACGCTGATGCTGCTCAAGCAGCCCGGCGAAGCCGTGCGCTACTACAAGGACGCCGCCAGCATCCGCTTCGATGAAGCGACGATGCTCCGCCTGGTCGAGGCGCTCGACCGTTCCGGCCAGCGCCAGGAGGCGTCGACCACGCTCGCTTTGTTCCTGTCGCAGAACCCGCTCAACCTCGCTGCGCTGCGCCTCTCGGCGAGCTGGCAGACAGCGGCGGGCGACTATGACGCCGCGATCGATTCGCTCGAGGCGGTACGCCTGCGCACCGGCAACCGCGACGCGGGCCTGCTCGCCGACCTCGCCTTCGCCTATGCCGGCGCGGGCGAGCCCGAGCGCGCCGCGCATTATGCCGAGGCCGCCTATCTCCTCGCACCATCCAACCCCGCTGTCGCGGGCGTGATGGGCTGGACACTCGCCGAGAGCGGCGATCTCGAGGGCGGGATCGAGCTGCTGCAGAAAGCGGTCGCGCTCGCGCCGCGCCACCCGATGCTGCGCTGGCAACTGGCGCAGGCCTATGCCGAGGCGGGCCGCAATGCCGATGCGAAGGCGCAGGCGCAGGCCGCGATGGCGATCCCCGGCTTCGCCGACCGCAGCGCCGCCGAGGCGCTGATCGCCAAGCTGGCCTGA
- a CDS encoding ATP-binding protein: MSDPLDRIAAALERLAPPPPPVPDLAAHPAYIWHRGFLQPARAFAPLPLDELVGIDAQKATLLENVRRLANGLPAHDALLWGARGTGKSALSKAAVAAVQAEGGQIALIEAQADALDTLPALFALIDDAPRAFVIFLDDLGFDAASDGRALRSLLEGGAEARPANARLFVTSNRRHLIPRDIAEQSSAINPRDSVDDNLALADRFGLSLGFHAIDQDTYVAIVRTYAQDHGLPFDAAEAINWATRRGSRSGRVAWQYVVDLAGRSGKRL; this comes from the coding sequence ATGAGCGACCCGCTGGACCGCATCGCCGCCGCGCTCGAGCGGCTTGCCCCGCCGCCGCCGCCGGTGCCCGATCTCGCCGCGCACCCAGCTTACATATGGCACCGCGGCTTCCTTCAGCCCGCGCGCGCCTTCGCCCCGCTTCCGCTCGACGAGCTGGTCGGGATCGACGCGCAGAAGGCGACCCTGCTCGAAAATGTCCGCCGCCTCGCCAATGGCCTTCCCGCGCACGACGCCCTGTTGTGGGGCGCGCGCGGCACCGGCAAGTCCGCGCTGTCCAAGGCTGCGGTCGCCGCGGTGCAGGCCGAGGGCGGTCAGATCGCGCTGATCGAGGCGCAGGCCGACGCGCTCGACACGCTCCCCGCGCTGTTCGCGCTCATCGACGACGCGCCTCGGGCCTTCGTCATCTTCCTCGACGATTTGGGCTTCGACGCTGCCTCGGACGGGCGCGCGTTGCGCTCGTTGCTCGAAGGCGGGGCCGAGGCGCGCCCGGCCAATGCTCGCCTTTTCGTCACGTCGAACCGCCGCCACCTGATCCCACGCGACATCGCCGAGCAGTCGAGCGCGATCAACCCGCGCGACAGCGTCGACGACAATCTCGCGCTCGCCGACCGCTTCGGCCTCAGCCTTGGTTTCCACGCGATCGACCAGGACACCTATGTCGCGATCGTGCGCACCTATGCGCAGGACCACGGCCTGCCCTTCGATGCGGCCGAAGCGATCAACTGGGCCACCCGCCGCGGCAGCCGCTCGGGCCGCGTCGCCTGGCAATATGTCGTCGACCTTGCGGGCCGCTCGGGGAAGCGGCTCTGA
- a CDS encoding diacylglycerol kinase family protein, with protein sequence MTTNLPVPREAVLIVNARSRRGAALFERARHKIEAAGIRLLAAHPVHDPDLLDDTVRDAIRSGAPMVIVGGGDGSLSGVVDDVVGKDVVFAVLPLGTANSFARTLGIPLDLDGAIRAIATGKRRRVDLGMIDHDYFANAAAMGLSPMIGESVPHNLKKYLGRIGYLAWAVWCFARFRPFRVFVDDGERTHRMWGSEVRILNGRFHGGVEMSDNACVESGEMVIQVVTGRNRWRLAWDWYARFFRLRTRDQTVREFRGPELKLDTRPHHRISIDGEVLARTPVTVRVAERAIDVVVPS encoded by the coding sequence GTGACGACGAACCTCCCCGTCCCGCGCGAGGCGGTCCTGATCGTCAACGCCCGCTCGCGCCGCGGCGCAGCCTTGTTCGAGCGCGCGCGCCACAAGATCGAGGCGGCGGGCATCCGCCTCCTCGCCGCCCACCCGGTCCATGATCCCGATCTGCTCGATGATACCGTGCGCGACGCGATCCGCTCCGGCGCGCCGATGGTGATCGTCGGCGGCGGTGACGGCTCGCTGTCCGGTGTGGTCGACGACGTCGTCGGCAAGGACGTGGTGTTCGCCGTGCTCCCGCTCGGTACCGCCAACAGCTTCGCGCGCACGCTCGGCATCCCGCTCGACCTCGATGGCGCGATCCGCGCGATCGCCACCGGCAAGCGCCGCCGCGTTGACCTCGGCATGATCGACCATGATTATTTCGCCAACGCCGCCGCGATGGGCCTGTCGCCGATGATCGGCGAGTCGGTGCCGCACAACCTCAAGAAATATCTCGGCCGCATCGGCTATCTCGCCTGGGCGGTGTGGTGCTTTGCGCGCTTCCGTCCGTTCCGCGTGTTCGTCGACGATGGCGAGCGCACCCACCGCATGTGGGGGAGCGAGGTGCGCATCCTCAACGGCCGCTTCCATGGCGGCGTCGAGATGAGCGACAACGCCTGCGTCGAGAGCGGCGAGATGGTCATCCAGGTCGTCACCGGCCGCAATCGCTGGCGCCTCGCCTGGGACTGGTACGCGCGCTTCTTCCGCCTGCGCACCCGCGACCAGACGGTGCGCGAATTCCGTGGGCCGGAATTGAAGCTCGATACACGGCCCCACCACCGCATCTCGATCGACGGCGAGGTGTTGGCGCGCACGCCGGTAACGGTGCGAGTCGCCGAGCGGGCGATCGACGTGGTGGTGCCGAGCTAA
- a CDS encoding ABC-F family ATP-binding cassette domain-containing protein, with the protein MAAPVLSYEKLGLIQGSGWLFRDLDIYVGARDRLALIGRNGAGKTTLLRLIAGQIDSDEGRRTIQPGTRVVMLEQEPRMTGCVALMDYVLSGDDAPARHEAEAIADQLGIDLMREAATASGGERRRAGIARALAMDPDVLLLDEPTNHLDIHAIEWLEEWLSRYRGAFIVISHDRTFLTRLTRQTLWLDRGSMRRAEVGFGGFEAWTEAVYAEEQRAAEKLDAKLKLEEHWLQRGVTGRRRRNQGRLTKLYEMRAERAAMTGPAGAANLATAADDSKTKVVIDAKHASKSYGDRTIIRDLTLRVTRGDRIGIVGKNGAGKSTLLKLLTGEIAPDTGSVKLAKTLDPVIIDQQRSRMQPERTVREVVADGGEWIEVLGTRKHIHGYLKEFLFEPTMVEAKVGTLSGGERSRLLLAREFARPSNLMVLDEPTNDLDLETLDLLQEVIADYDGTVLIVSHDRDFLDRTVTMTIGLDGSGTVDMVVGGYADWEAKRKVRTEARKAAPKAAPVVEAPKPKTKLSYKDQRDYDLLPKRIEELDAAIAKDEAALADPDLYAKDPGRFDKLMAGIARARDEKDEAELRWLELAEMVEGLG; encoded by the coding sequence ATGGCTGCTCCCGTCCTTTCCTATGAGAAGCTCGGCCTGATCCAGGGATCGGGCTGGCTGTTCCGTGATCTCGACATCTATGTCGGCGCGCGCGACCGGCTGGCGCTGATCGGGCGCAACGGCGCGGGCAAGACCACGCTGCTGCGGCTGATCGCCGGGCAGATCGATTCGGACGAGGGGCGGCGGACGATCCAGCCGGGCACGCGCGTGGTGATGCTGGAGCAGGAGCCGCGCATGACCGGCTGCGTCGCGCTGATGGACTATGTCCTCTCGGGCGACGACGCGCCGGCGCGGCACGAGGCAGAAGCGATCGCCGACCAGCTCGGCATCGACCTGATGCGCGAGGCGGCGACCGCGAGCGGGGGCGAGCGGCGCCGCGCGGGCATTGCGCGGGCGCTGGCCATGGACCCCGACGTGCTGCTGCTCGACGAGCCGACCAACCATCTCGACATCCATGCGATCGAATGGCTGGAGGAGTGGCTGAGCCGCTATCGCGGCGCGTTCATCGTGATCAGCCACGACCGCACCTTCCTGACCCGGCTGACGCGGCAGACCCTGTGGCTCGACCGCGGTTCGATGCGGCGGGCCGAGGTCGGGTTCGGCGGGTTCGAGGCGTGGACCGAAGCCGTCTATGCCGAGGAGCAGCGCGCGGCGGAGAAGCTCGACGCGAAGCTCAAGCTCGAAGAGCATTGGCTGCAGCGCGGCGTCACCGGGCGGCGGCGGCGCAACCAGGGGCGGCTGACCAAGCTCTACGAGATGCGCGCCGAGCGCGCGGCGATGACCGGGCCGGCGGGCGCGGCCAACCTGGCGACGGCGGCGGACGATTCGAAGACCAAGGTGGTGATCGACGCCAAGCATGCGTCGAAAAGCTATGGCGACCGCACGATCATCCGCGACCTGACGCTGCGCGTGACGCGCGGCGACCGCATCGGCATCGTCGGCAAGAACGGCGCGGGCAAGTCGACCCTGCTCAAGCTGCTGACCGGCGAGATCGCGCCCGACACGGGCAGCGTGAAGCTCGCCAAGACGCTCGATCCGGTGATCATCGACCAGCAGCGCAGCCGGATGCAGCCGGAGAGGACGGTGCGCGAGGTGGTCGCCGACGGCGGCGAGTGGATCGAGGTGCTGGGCACGCGCAAGCATATCCACGGTTACCTCAAGGAGTTCCTGTTCGAGCCGACGATGGTCGAGGCCAAGGTCGGCACGCTCTCGGGCGGCGAGCGTTCGCGGTTGCTGCTGGCGCGCGAGTTCGCGCGGCCATCGAACCTGATGGTGCTCGACGAGCCGACCAACGACCTCGACCTCGAGACGCTCGACCTGCTGCAGGAGGTGATCGCGGACTATGACGGCACGGTGCTGATCGTAAGCCACGATCGCGACTTTCTCGACCGCACGGTGACGATGACGATCGGGCTCGACGGATCGGGCACGGTCGACATGGTGGTCGGCGGCTATGCCGACTGGGAAGCCAAGCGGAAGGTGCGGACCGAGGCGAGGAAGGCGGCCCCCAAGGCCGCGCCGGTGGTCGAGGCACCGAAGCCCAAGACCAAGCTCAGCTACAAGGACCAGCGCGACTACGACCTGCTGCCCAAGCGGATCGAGGAACTGGACGCGGCGATCGCCAAGGACGAGGCGGCGTTGGCCGACCCCGATCTCTATGCCAAGGACCCGGGCAGGTTCGACAAGTTGATGGCCGGGATCGCCAGGGCGCGCGACGAGAAGGACGAGGCCGAACTGCGCTGGCTGGAGCTGGCGGAGATGGTCGAGGGATTGGGGTAA